In the genome of Fibrobacter sp. UWR4, one region contains:
- a CDS encoding N-6 DNA methylase, translating to MDKNKEFVDEFIGTVAYTISGEQTLPYAGAKKTLIGMLFLNAITNSPELASVDNKNDYATMLTFARKIFGSGAYDEEILEKTLNLLEKKYDLPAGILEAESLKRHLDDHLISLRESFNMNELPSDIDYVSALKDLIARPQDNKDTVNTYLYYTNESLQQLAAGILKVKNNETFMDCCCGMFSSALYNDAANYIGVELDKEMAGIAAMILIMAKKKFSIKHENFLNHKDENVADKILADIPSGTGTPQTESRPYGKNTEAYCIENVVKALKDGGKAVVVCFGSILSKQDSSKKLREALTKDHLQAVVSLPPMCIGTKSNTNLIILQKNCHAKEIKFINASNLEIKNQNRMTLNESDILDIIRCLNGDKAKCFFKDIPIEDILSSDSISWIPNNYVKSKETSKGRTIQEIDKDLKESYKELEELFLSK from the coding sequence TTATCGGCACCGTAGCATACACTATCAGTGGAGAGCAAACCCTTCCATATGCTGGAGCAAAAAAAACCTTAATCGGAATGCTTTTCCTTAATGCAATAACGAATTCGCCAGAACTCGCAAGCGTTGACAACAAAAACGATTACGCCACAATGCTGACCTTTGCACGAAAAATTTTCGGATCGGGAGCATATGACGAGGAAATTCTAGAAAAGACCTTAAATCTACTCGAAAAAAAATACGATCTCCCCGCAGGAATTTTAGAAGCAGAATCACTAAAAAGGCACCTAGACGACCACCTAATCAGTTTAAGAGAAAGTTTTAACATGAACGAACTCCCGTCGGATATCGACTATGTTTCCGCTCTAAAAGACTTAATCGCTCGCCCCCAAGACAACAAAGACACTGTCAACACCTATCTATATTACACAAACGAAAGTCTGCAGCAACTAGCAGCAGGAATACTGAAAGTCAAAAACAACGAAACCTTTATGGACTGCTGTTGCGGAATGTTTTCTTCTGCACTCTACAACGATGCAGCAAATTACATTGGGGTTGAGCTCGACAAAGAAATGGCCGGCATTGCGGCAATGATTCTGATCATGGCCAAGAAGAAATTCAGCATAAAACACGAAAACTTCTTGAATCACAAAGACGAAAATGTCGCAGACAAAATTCTTGCAGATATCCCCAGCGGTACCGGAACACCCCAAACGGAAAGTCGTCCTTACGGCAAAAATACCGAAGCCTATTGCATAGAAAATGTTGTCAAGGCTCTTAAAGATGGCGGCAAAGCTGTAGTTGTCTGCTTTGGATCGATTTTGAGCAAACAAGATTCTTCAAAAAAATTGCGTGAGGCTCTCACAAAGGATCACTTACAAGCAGTAGTTTCTTTGCCACCGATGTGCATTGGCACAAAATCAAATACCAATTTGATCATTCTGCAAAAAAACTGTCATGCTAAAGAAATCAAGTTCATTAACGCATCAAATCTTGAAATCAAGAATCAGAACAGAATGACGTTGAACGAATCAGACATTTTGGATATCATCAGATGCCTAAATGGCGATAAGGCAAAATGTTTTTTCAAAGACATTCCTATTGAAGATATTTTGAGTTCCGACAGCATTTCTTGGATTCCGAATAACTATGTAAAAAGTAAAGAAACAAGCAAAGGACGCACCATTCAAGAAATTGACAAGGATTTAAAAGAGTCCTATAAAGAACTTGAGGAATTATTTCTAAGTAAATAA